DNA from Brassica napus cultivar Da-Ae chromosome C4, Da-Ae, whole genome shotgun sequence:
CTTGCGAAACAAGCCGTTGTGCAGTTCATAAAGTTCAAGGCTTTTAACTACAGGCCCTTTAAGCATTCTTATAACGCGATTTTGAATGCTCTGCTTGGTGTGAAGCAGTATGGTTTGATCGAGTGGGTGTATGAGCAGATGTTGGAAGACGGGTTTTCGCCTGATGTGGTGACTTACAACGTCCTCATGTGGAGTAACTATAGGTTAGGGAAGATGGATCAGTTTGATAGGTTGTTTGATGAGATGGCTAGAGATGGTTTGTCTCCGGATTTGTATACATTCAACATTTTGCTCCACATTTTGGGGAGAGGGAACAAACCGCTAGCTGCATTGACTACGTTGAACCATATGAAGGAAGTAGGGATCGAGCCGAGCGTTATCCACTTCACTACTTTGATAGACGGTCTAAGCCGTGCAGGGAATCTAGAGGCGTGCAAGTACTTCATTGATGAGATGGTTAAAGTTGGGTGCACGCCTGATGTTGTTTGCTATACCGTGATGATCACAGGGTATGTTATATCCGGAGAGCTGGAGAAGGCGAAAGAGATGTTCAGTGAGATGACAAGTAAAGGGCAGTTGCCGAATGTTTTCACATACAATGCTATGATCCGGGGGTTGTGTATGGCGGGAGAGTTCAGAGAGGCGTGCTGGATGCTGAAGGAGATGGAGTCTAGAGGGTGTAGCCCGAATTTTGTAGTGTATAGTACATTGGTGAGCTATTTGAGAAAAGCAGGGAAGCTTGGAGAGGCTCGCAAGGTAATAAGAGACATGGTGAAGAAAGGACATTATGTTCATTTAGTTCCAAAGATGATGAAATATAGGAGATGATTTTAggtttctttttgttaatttgagGTTGTTGTTTCTCTCATTTACAGAGTTTTGTAACTTACATTCTTGTTCTTTCCTCAAAGAAAGTTTGATAAGTGGTTCACTGATAAGtataaaacaataataacaattaataagtTGATAAGCTGATATGTTCACTTATGGGCATTCATTCattcacattttaaaaatagtggTTCCGGTTGAGATTTTAACTTTAATGGCTTTAGAGGCTTTAACTTATTTCTAAAGTTTTTTAAAGTCCTAAAAGTCTTCGTTAAAAATCTCAAAgcctaaaaaactaattttactttttaacatCTTTACTAATAAAGTAGAGtttgttttttctctccttGGGGTTTTTTTGACACTTATCGCGTTCTCATTCGTTGAATGATGTTTTTTGATTTGGGCTTTCTGAAACATTTATGGCCCAGTTATAGAATAGGTTTTGCGTTTTCTGTTTTCTGGGAGACTCAAAACGGCGTCGACGTCTTCTGCTTTTCTTGAAGAAAGCtcgagactttttttttttttttgtgaatagaAAGCTTGAGACTTTTGAAACTGTCGGAGACAACTCTGGGCGGATCCGGCGTGGCGCTTCACTACGCAAATCTGATAGTCGTAATGGAAAAGATGATAAAGCAACCCCAGTTGGTGGGTCTCAACGCGAGAGACGATCTCTGCTCGATGTTGCCGGCGACCGTGAGATCGTCACTCAGTTCGAGATTAAAAGGAGTTGGGTTCAGGGCAAATGCATTGCATTATGCAGCTGTAAcaggtttgtttttaataagccTATTGCTTATTTCATTTCGCTTTCTAAGATCACAAAGTGTTCTGTTTTGTGTATCATTAGGGTAAATCGAGTTCCAAAAGGAGTTGCTGTCCCAAGGTGTTCCTGTTGATTCTCAAAGTGAGTCTGGCACGCCATTGATTTGGGATGCTGGCCATGACTTATTAGATCACAATGTCGATGTAAACTTTTGTGTATAATGCATATCTTTAGTTGAATTTCCATCTAAACCgtagttttaattttgatttttttatggtCTTGAAGCCTAACGCCGAGAGCGAAGATAATGTCACGCCGTTGTTATCATCAGTGGCGGCTGGTTCTATGGCATGCTTAGAGCTGTTGGTCAAGGTTTGAGATGTTCCTAATTTGAGTGTTGTGCTGTTTCAGTTGCTATACATCTTAGATCAATCTTGGttcttattttgttaattacagGCAGGTGCCAAAGCTAATGTTTTTGCTGGTGGTGCAACTCAGTTGTTAATGTTGGAGATTTGTGTTAAGCAACTGTTTACTTAAAGCTGGAGCTGATCCTAATAAGAAAGACGAGGTAACCTCAACGTAACAATCAgctctttaaaaataaacacaaatcCTCACATGGCTGTGATTTTCAGGATGGCAATAGGCCATTAAGATTGTTGCATCTCTAAGAGAGAACATAAAGATTGTTGAGACTCTCTTCATGTTGTGAACAAAACCTGAAAGTGTTTTAGACTGGACATTTGTTGGAGTTCCCGCTCACAtggaatcaaataaaaaaacacgAGGGGAACTCAAACAAGTCAAAATCTGGAGAGACTGTAATTTAGAAAGACCTTTCTGAATCCTGAGGTACTTCATACTTTGAAGTTTGATCAAAATGCATCTCTTTTGCATGAAATTTTTAAAGCACACTGTTATATATTCCACAGCTCTCTCCAGAAGCAAAGGGGGAAAGGCACATAAGCAAAAGCAAGAGGACAAGACGCATTCCATATTCCCATCGATGCTTACACACAAGTATTCAACATTAAAACTACTTCTAAAGCTTATGTCCATTTTGTGATTTTGTGGCATTTTCTTTGAACAATGGCCATTGGTTTGACCCCACAGATCATACCTTCTTCTTAAACAAAGCCTCTGTTGGTTGCGATTAGGACAAGTTGAACATGCCTTATCAGATGCTAAAGTCTGCAGAGAACTGAAACCTGATTGGCCTAAAGAATGTTTCCGAGAAGGTGCTGCTCTTCGTTTGCTACAGGTAAAAATCATCTCAATTCTATTACAAAAAGCCTTTGCCTTTGAACACTGAAACATTATAATTCACTGAGTTATCAATGAATCTCCAGCGATTTGATAAGGCAGCCAATGCTTTTTACGAGAGAGTGAATCAAGGAGATCATTGATGCTTTCAGTTTTGTTTGAAACCCTCGTGatgttttgtcttttttaaaatcattcTCTCAAGAGAGTTGAAgtgtcttttctttcttctacaGAGAAGCTGTAGATGCTCGAAGGAAGTTTCACGGCAACGATAAGATTAAGGCCAAACCATAAGTTCTTCTAAAGATGACTCTGTTTAGTATATGTATGAAGTTTTGATTTTGCTTCTTACCTTGGTCTCTCCCCTATGCAGTTGATGCCTATTTTACTTATATGTACTAAAAACTTCAGGTCTAGAGTTTTTTTGTGCTCTGATTTTGTCATTGTATTTGGATTTACAGCtttgatttttaaaagttgtaaacaaatattttatttgttttagttaacattttattttatttttgccagcaaaaatctaatctactaaaccatttttatttttggatatctaatctattactcaaatttaaatgactaataaaatataattgtgtATGTTCGTATGATATTATCTAGACATTTTTTATAACAGTATTACATACAGTCCTAAGACTGTCTTTGTTGCCACATAAGTTACCACTTTTCTCAATGATGATGCGTAACCGCTGTCAACCTCACTTCCCCTCCCATTTAGGAAGAAAGGAGGAGAGCTTATAAATGTAGACATGGTTTTGCTCGATGGGAAAGTTATCATACTCAAGCTTCTATCATTTAATCTGTTGTAGATTTACACAAAACCTCCCTAACTTTACGGCTCTCCAATCACATTTTAGATTTGCAGTCTACCCTGATCAATGAATCCATCGCAGTACATAGACTAAACACTTTCAAGCACTTCATCACTTTCAAGCCCCTCATTAAAGAAGGAGAATTCTATGAGCTTAGCAATTCCGATGAGGTTAGTGGCAGCAAAACCTTTAACAGTGGAAACCAAATCATTCACTACAATCAGAATTGACATGTATGTAAGTATGCATGGGAATTTAGGTACCCTTTCAGGTATGGATATTATCCATTTGAATCTCGGTTTTTTTATGAGGTTAGTGGCAGCAAAACCTTTAACAGTGGAAACCAAATCATTCACTACAATCTGAATTGACATGTATGTAAGTATGCATGGGCATTTGGCCTTTCAGGTATGGATATTATCCATTCGAATATCGGTTTTTCGATTCTtggttttttggattttgaaaaaTGGTCTCATTCGGATATTAAAAAAACGGGTGGGGTTCGAATCGGATCCTCCTGGATCTTGGTGGGTTCGGATTTTAACCgaaataatcaaattattcGATTCGACTCGGGTATTTTATATCCAAACTACTCAAACTTatcaaaaataacttaaaaaccaaaatattcaatttatatAGTCCGAATTGGTTATTTTTTCGGAAAGTAACCATGGATACAATGTTATTTGAGTACTTTTTATCCAAAACATccattttatctataaatatccaaaaattaatatatttgatttataattttaactttaggTATTAATGCTATTATGaaattatattacatatatatgtttGGATATGTTCGGATACTCATTCGGTTTtcggattttgaaaaaaaaaaaaaaaacagttcagATATTTAGGCAACATACGATCAGGTCGGATACCCGGTTTTCGGGTTGGTTATGGGTAATATTAGGCCCATCTTTTTATGTAAGGATTAATATTATTACACGCTTACGAAAGAAAACAcactttaataataaatatcttCTAATAGTAAAAGTTGGACATCCTCAATGAAGAAGATGCTCACGTCGACACAGAAAATCAGCCAACATAAAAGTTGTTTTTAAGTTACAGGAGCTTTTCTATAGACTGATCTAAAAATTAAAGTGGCCTATATCAATCTTATCTCTCCAGACCCTAAAGACGCGACCATTACTCGACTCTTCCATTTCCTTATTGTTTCATGTCTGTGTAAATCTATGTTATCAAATTATACGTcgtattaattataaaaacaaaatatataaatgttttccCATATTTCCTAATATCTTTGACATAAACAAAGTATACGAAGATTATTACTACTTTAAGAGAACGAAACTGTTTATTATATTCCTTCAAAcaagataatcacaaaaaaaaacataactattTACATTTTCCCTTCTCGAATATTAACTTTATTGAATGtttaaatttcaactaaattaacTTTGTCACATCTATTAactttttactctatttttatttaattcgaTCAAGACAAACACTTATGCTACTCCACTTATAATCAGAAAATATATCATTCTCTTTTAACATACTTTCAATATCGACTTTTTGAACATAGTCTCTTTACTAAGaccataaaataaattgaaaatttatttcAGAATAACACATATGAacccggcgctacgcgccgacAGACCACTAgtgatatatatttgtaaagCCACAAATTTAGGTTTTTAGCTATTTCTaaaaccatttttatttttattttttaaaagttgtaacagtcaaacataaattaaaagGCTTAACAACGAAAGTTTCGAAAGTCTTAAACAAAAGCCTTAACAACGAAAGTTTCGAAAGTCTTAAACAATCTGACCCAGTGTATAGGTTTAGGTACATTTATCTGTAACCGAGGAATCAAACCgtaccaaaccaaaaaaatgagACCATATGTTGAGTTTTAGTAGTGTATCTACATTTAAAAGATGCGAAGAAatcaatctatttttttttataaattatttaactcCTTCTAGTGAAGGTACATATGTGATTTATAGACGAATTAAGATATAAACAGTTTTTTTATATCTAACTTGTATCATCGGCCGAACCGTGTAAACCCGATAATCGTGTATAATCTGGTTTTGATTTAATGAAAAACTCATCaattaaaattagataaaacCTAAAAATTGACCATTAACCCGTGAACCGACACCCACTGATCCGGTAAAAATCCATTAAatctgataatattttttaagaatttgattaaacttttcatatatactttgaataaactatttgatttgCCATATAAGGTAAATgcattatatttatgttatacattttaatttaaagGTTGTAATGATTATTTTAAGATTACATTTGCGAGTTTTGgaactaaaattattattaaattgagTATAATTGagttaactataaaatataatttctacataaattaataatttgtttgtcCATGGAAAAAATCGTTTGGATTCAACTTATATAATTAcgatttaatattaatttttatattttatatacaatcaatactaggcctgggcattttaacctggacccGAAGATCCGAACAggaaccgacccaaaaatacccgacccggaaccggagcgaaaatttacaagtaccttttgggtctaatttttttttacccgaaagaaccgaaaccgaaaaaGAACCGACCTGaatagacccggacccgaaaagaaccgacccgaatagacccgacccgataagaaccaatttgtacccgacttaaaaacatgtatacctaaaactatgatgtttttgtgttctattttatatatattattttatgatttagttgaaatatcttttgttaacaacatttgttattattttttaacatttttcaagtaatataaagctttaaaatgtaaaatttagagttttaaaatgttttattttaattattaatagtttcatttaagttgttttgtaaaattttagatatatatgacaaatattcaactaaagttgatggaattgggtatatcatgtcattttcagatcctaaatacccgaacctaacccggacccgatatggacccgaaaaattacgggtattttatgggtattttaattatagatccgaaccgacccggacccgagaagaaccgacccgaacccgaaccgaaaatttctaagtacctattgagtttaaatatttaggacccaaaaagacccggacccgaaatgAACcggtccgaacccgacccgaagacccgaacgcccaggcctaatCAATACTATTACAGTTTAatctaaatatgtttttttcttttgttcaaaaGTATAATGAGtcttatattaataaaattaaatttatggCTGTTGGAATGAACTTTCTTAAGGGGTCTTGGAtgcaattaattaattaatagttatgtacaatatagttttttagcctgaaaaccaaaaaaaaacaaattctattAATGagagttataacttttttatagagaataagagaaatcccttatatattaaaggagaaacattgtaataaatgcgttcacactaaactatacacatgtcacatgtataaacattgtaataaatgcgttcacactaaaatGGACACATGTTACGTGCAAAGAATTTTTCAaccaaactctacataaatatgttcatactatgtactttacgtttttttaatatgaaactcacatgcatggtttttctttacgttatttttactgtttacgaatagagctggacaaattattcataaattttgattcgattcgttatccatttggattcgaaccgaaaaatctggATATTCATTACTCTACGatgcaaatcaaatactaaaatgcaatatccgtaaaaaaaaaaccaaatcacaaatatcaatatttatatgaaCGAATATCCAATTGATCcgttatattcatatatatatatatatttaaagaattatatataagttatatattatagtttatataaattttacaatatttttgtttttaaataattttatttttcatgtattattttgaaaaattatcatttaatattaattaacagtatctttatatatttatcaaccatctttatatacttttacatacacatatatgtgcacattgacgtgagcaccttataactaactatttaccacaactgaaatatataatttgttttgaagttaaaatatttttcttaatgtttttttcactatcgaccaaattgtagtaaaatgatttgtcttaatagtttttttaaactataatccgtttagaaactataatatgaaaccattggttcgacattacgactatctaagatttataacatgaaaacaaacaaataatagtaatttttgattatcacagaaaaaaagataaaaacatcaaacattttaaccgaacaaactaaataaatattgatttaaaatgatagttatattttaggagatcgaaaacaaaaaaacaacctAAAACCGAACTGATAACgagattaaacagattaatgcctcattattaaaaaataacgaaactaataatcacattctgCGCAAGGCGCGGTTTATTACCTAGTTTAGGTAATATTGTGTTTTTCATTAAGGGCATAAAAGTGGAATAATGatcatgttttaatagtattgatattgtataaaatgtaatatCATATAACGTAACTAATAAGTTGATAATAATGGATATCCCCGCTAGTCAATTTTCAAACATCATGATTACATTTTTTGGTATTGATTTATGCAGTACTTTGAATGGtgatcataatattttttttttggcaatcaATACTAAATAATtttgactaaatattaagttattAACTAGACTACCAATAAAAATCACAGTCAATACTTTTTCAATTATATAAGACGAGCGCTAACATCTTCCATCAAGTCATGCTTTCAGTATATCATTCGACAAAAGTAAAATAATCTCTCAATTAAGCCATGGCTGTATGTTCCTTGGCGAATAAACCGATGGTGGGATATCTCATGGTTGTGCTAATGGTGATGGTAACGATGATAATGGAACCAATGGCTGGAAAAGTCAACCTTTCAGGTCAGCGGGAGCAAGAGATTGAACTCAGGCTTAAGCAACTCAACAAGCAAGCTCTTAAATCCATTGAGGTAGTATAAACGAATATAACTTTCCgaaaataattacatattttacataatttgttttataaatacaatataatttatataaacatgTATCGAAATATTAATGAATacaataaatatgatatatctaaataattttaaaaaaatttaaatcattaattctataaatttaaaaataattattgctaacatattattaatttatcaaagttTTCTTTGCATTATTCGTTGTATTTACCAGAGCTCAGACGGGGAAATAATCGATTGCATACCTATTGCGAAGCAACCAGCTTTTGATCATCCCATGCTAAAAAACCATATGATTcaggtatttttttttgtcctttCCCTGAGTTATTATTTCATGACTTACGTACACTTAACACATAAACCACACGTCTGTAGTCGGGTGGTCAAGGCGTTCCGTAGATCCCCAAAGGATCCGAGTTCGAATCCGCACCACACCAGATTTCTACAGCGCGTGGCCACCGAGGCTTTCACATTCTCTCTCCAGAAAAtggtttaccatttttttttacacttaaCACATATATCATCACAATATATggtaaaaataatattgaaaataGATGACACTGTTATAAATTAGACAAGAATCTCTAGAActgattttctatatttattatagatatatattgaTTTGGATTTGGAACGTAAAGAGAAAGATAGTTATCATATATAACTTCACTTATCATTATTATTGTCTCTTACAACAAATGACAATGGTCATATATATAGGGGGAGTAAGTCGGTTGTGACTTACCGACtaagagaaataaaataatttaatactaCTCTAATGGATAATCATCTTTGTGTTTATCacatttataacactcccccttggttATCCATTTTGTATTACGTAGTGTttcgttaaaaacctagtcatgaaaaaacccattgggacaaaaaccatgacaaGGAAAAAAGAGTACACTGCCGTAATCTCCCTCTGGGAATAGTGGGCATAGCTTTCTCTTCACAGGTCACGCAAATGCCGTATTCCGATACCATACACGTGTTTTCGGAATGTTGTAGTAGGAAGAACCTTTGTTCTAACTCTTCCAGAGTTTTATACATTCCCGAGAGCATCTTTAACTCTCCAGGGACTTCTAAATATCAAGATGCAACTCAAGTCGTTTTTGTCCTGCCAGACATTTCAATATACtgcatctattttaaattttcttcagTGACCTTGGAACAAGCCGTTTTTCATACCTCAAGGTCATCTTTCATTTCATTCTCTGGAGAACTATACCTTGGACTTTTGGTCCAAAAATCTCTCGTTTTTCTAGCGAGATTTATATCGAATTGATGGCCAACCAATTCACTCTACCCTCATACATAGAGGTAGATTCATAATCCTTATTTATATGGCGCTTTTTCATTTTATCGTCGACAATCTATTTTCTCTTTGGTTCCATCTTTTTACCCGTACTTATATGGTTAATCGAGATCTCTTTATCATCATCGATGATTTACCCAGGTACCTGACTGTAATATTAACCATATCAACGGTCTCATCATGAGATTCATCCTCTATTTATATCTTTTCTCCTTTTCGAGGACTCTTTGGAACCAAAGTGGTCTATCACGTCTCTAGCGTGCCATATACTCATATATCGTCCTTTTAGGACACATTTTattattggagcattttcatTTGGAATatgagatttcattatttcaacaAAATGTTTGGCAGACATTTTGTAAATGGGTTATTCTACATTTCATTGTAATCCATTTCACATATCTCATTCCATCAGCTTATCATATGCTTCTAGCAAACTTGCGAGCATATTTCTAATTATCCATATACTTTATCCCTCTGGATTGTATATGTCTTTTTTACATGCACAACTGCATTACACCCGATCATGGGGATCATCTTACTTGAATTTACTTTATCAAGTTCTTTTTCGAGTgcgaacataattttttttcaatgttCCACTTACTAGGATTCTTTAATTCTCCCCCTCGAGTTGATGGCACTCCATGTCTAAAATCTCGTACTGAATCCCActctagaaccaataacatattCAGTTTTCCCATTTGAGATGAATTTTGTTTCAAATCCTTTAGAGTGAGATCTTAATTTGGGGTCTGCTTAAAGAAATCACATATTATGAACTTGTTTGATGATTCAACACCCATGATGGCttcctttattttcttgacATGCTATATGTGAAAAACTTCTAGATTTTCAGTATTTCACAATTATGTGGATAACATTATTGGAGATGGCTATATATCAGTAAACTTCAGGTTTACCACTCATTTATAATTTTGCCATCTTTTTCTTATGCATGTCTTTTTATCATAAGCTCTTCTAGAGccaataatatgtttatattactAGATACTATACTTATTTAATTTTGAGAGAGGATAAATATCTGTTACCTTTATTAGTCATGTACGATGACCCAATATCTGCCAGGTACATCTATCTCCATCCTGaatctcaaaatcttattcaggaagataattcttatatcacatcgatatttttttttcattttctggaCCAACCAGAAAATCTGAATCATCAAGATGAGTATTCAAGCTACGAAAAATGGTTCGGGCTCATAAGAGACGAAGTTTAA
Protein-coding regions in this window:
- the LOC106445117 gene encoding pentatricopeptide repeat-containing protein At3g60050, coding for MNFALVFTTNVVRKAYRFLFPSRKFCNGNLNGSDEESDLGFPHLEDREAICVRSKVLETGASRVLEALHQEEDSVFDTKFSPLDELNVRVSGLLVRDVLVGILRNLRCDDNNKTRCAKLAYRFFVWSREQERFRHTVDSYHLLMKIFADCGEYKAMWRLVDEMVQDGYPTTARTFNLLICSCGEAGLAKQAVVQFIKFKAFNYRPFKHSYNAILNALLGVKQYGLIEWVYEQMLEDGFSPDVVTYNVLMWSNYRLGKMDQFDRLFDEMARDGLSPDLYTFNILLHILGRGNKPLAALTTLNHMKEVGIEPSVIHFTTLIDGLSRAGNLEACKYFIDEMVKVGCTPDVVCYTVMITGYVISGELEKAKEMFSEMTSKGQLPNVFTYNAMIRGLCMAGEFREACWMLKEMESRGCSPNFVVYSTLVSYLRKAGKLGEARKVIRDMVKKGHYVHLVPKMMKYRR